The following DNA comes from Vicugna pacos chromosome 13, VicPac4, whole genome shotgun sequence.
GGACTCAGTGTGGACCAACCTTTGACATCTCTGTGTCTTGAGGGTAGAAGAATGAGCCCTCAGAGCCAAAAGAAAATGTGGGACTTTCTGAGTGGGTTACTTGGGAGGGTGTGAGCTCCCCACCACTTACAGGAATGCAAACGGAGATTCCAGATAGTGCTTCAGAGCTTCCCTCATTGACTGAGAGGCCCTACTGGGAGGTCTTTGGGATCTCTTACAATACTGTGGCTCTCAAATTGGGTCTAGGTGCTGGGgtgaaaaaaaggataaaattctTCTTCTGAGTCTCCCTGATACCGGGCTTCAAGCCTCTAAAAGATCACCTGATCCCACTCTTCCCACTTCAGCCCTGCCCAGGGTAGAAATCCATCATATTTGACAGATACATTTAGGACGGTCCCTGACACTGGCACGTGGTGGATGCTCACTCATTTATTGAGTGAACACCCAGAAGAGGGTAGAGTAGTAGTCATGCAGACCCTGTTTTGAATCACCAGTTCTAGCTGTGTCATCACAGACATGTGATTAAACTCTGTGCACcttaattttcttatctgtaaaatggggatcatagCACTTACTTGATAGGACTGAGGATCAGGGAGAGCCTCAATAAAATGTTAattgccccctccccccattcaAATGTATCAAATGTTGGTTCTATGCAATCAGTAAAGATGCAGGGTAAGTTTTCTGTGATGTTTTGGAAACCATGGTTAATGAActcttcctgtcttttttttcttttacaatctTGTGTTTATCAGCATGAACTACTCTTGGAAAAACTGTTAAAAGGGTTGGCCGCATGGCATGGAGTAGTATGAGAACATGGAGTCAGGCACTCTGGTTTTCATTCCTGGTTCAGATATTTACTAACAACTCTGTGACCCTGGGAACcatcttctccagcctggattcTGGTGgtttcactttcttcatcttcTGGTGCAAGCTAGAAACCTGAGTCATTCTAAACACTTCTCTTTCCTCACTCCCCCCTCTGTTGCTTCCCTAACCTAATTAGTTGCCAAGTCATGTCTGGTCTATCTCTGAAATAGCTTCAGATTCCATCCCGTTCTCTCTGAGTCTGCTGTCTGGTTCCAGCCCTGCGTGTCCAGCACCTAGGCTGCTGCCTCCCCCGCTAGCTCATCCTCCACACTGCCGCTGACACTACCGCTGGTTAGTTCGCAAAACAAGGCTCTGATCACGTTTCTTCCCTGTTGGAAACCCTTCTATGGCGCTCTGTTTCCTCCAGCATAAAGCCCCAGATCTTTAGAGTGGTATTTGTTTGTTCACATTTTTATGGAGGCTTGCCCATTCCAGGCACTCTGCTGGACCCTGGGGTACCACAATGAATGAGGCCCAGTGTCTGCCCCTGGGGAGCTCACTGTTGCGTGACAGAGAGAAACTGCTTGAAGACGCAGTTACCCACCAGCTGACTGAAATGCGGCAGGAGAGGTGATTGGACAAGGAGCGTGTAAAGAGACTGCCTTTTGGAGCTCACGTTGCATTCCTGCCTCTGCCCCCTGCTTTTTAGCCCACACCCTGACCCCTCCATGCTCGCTCGTAGGTCTGtgcctttgtctttctctgtgcctttgtctttcttctcccttctgtcTGGAATGTCCTTTGCTGCCTGCCTTTTGGGGAATGTCTGTGCATCCTTCAATGCCAGCTCCAATATtactcctgcctcctccaggaagccttccttaacCCACTGCCTGCATTTGTTCATTTGAttgctcatttaatctttaacaGACAGAACCAATTCCTCTGGCCATGCTTCCTTGATAGCATTTAAGTAGATTTTTCTGATGACACTGATCAGATTGCATCATAGTTATCTGGGGCTCCTCAAGGCCAGCCCTGTTTAGTTTTGTGCCCCCAAGCCTAGCAGAGAGCCTAGCACAATATATTGCTCTGTAAATGCTTGCCAAATGAATGAAGTCTTTTAACAGTTGtgcacctcagtttcttcatctgaaagtAGACCTACTaattatatcttctttttttctgttagagGATTGTTGGCAGGATTTGGCCAGTagcatttgtgtgtatgtgaaagtgctttgtaaactgtacATGTgagtaataaatatatataaataaatatatatattatttatatatatttataaaaataaataaataaataaatatatttatttatttattaaacacctttattgtggtatggttcctatacagtaaactacacgtgAGGGCTTTAATGCAGGGCAGAAAGAAAAGGGTTCAGTTGCTGCCAGGCTGCACCAGACACCTGGATTGTGATTACGCCAAAGCCAGAAGATCTGCCTGGCAGCACCAGCTTGCTTGGTGTGGGGGCATTTCCCAGGGGGAAGGGCTGTTCAGATGCCCTAAGCCACGTCCGTGAATGGCTTTGCTCACAGGGCTTCTTGTGGACTGGCTACTTCCTAGCTTGGTGTCCAACCTGTTCTTTTGGGTGTGCCTAGACTCTGCAGAGTCCCCACCCCATTTCTAGCCTACTGTGCTTTGGAAAGTGCCCCACTGCTTAAGGAAAGAGCACTGTAGCAGGAGGGAGTGGGAGTCACTGCGCTCTGATGTGCATGGGGAGTGATCTAACTCCACCTCTGCCTCCCACTCACAGCGGTTCTTGAGCAAGTCCCTTCCCCTCAGTTggccttagtttccccatctgtaaaccgACGGGGTTAGGTTGAAGAGGTCTGCTGGGCACCTCTCCCATCGCCCTCTCCAGCggaatcttttttattctttaagtcCTAATCCAAATGCTGCTTTCCCATGGAAACCCTCCCCAGTTTCACCCTCCTTTGTGGTCCCATGGTGCATGgcttatgtcttcattttaaagaCCTATTTCCTTATGTTGTTTTGTTAGATGTTATAGAGAATGTTTCCATGCCTCTCGTATCAACTGTGAGCTCCTTCAGACATTTGACTTTCCTTTAAACACCCCGGCCCCTAGAGTTTACCTGGCTCAGGGCTTTGATGATAAGAATAATCATAATTAATATAATAACAATAGAAGCTATGAAttatgccagacactgttgtaagaactatttttcttatattaatgGTTTTCAAACTGACTTCTGAACCACTGTGAGGGTTCCGCAGGGCTCCCTCACACGCTGGCAAAGGAGGGGCCTGCATGGTTGGGGCTCTTAAGTCTCCGCTTTCAACCAGAGCAGCTTTCTTTtaccactttttaaatttctatttatcaGAAGGTTCTTTAGCTAAAAATGATACTGACAAAATTCTGCCATATTCATTTCTTGTAATCTGCAGAATAATGAGGAAggggttattttattttacttgagaAGAAATAGGCTTAGAGAGATGAAGCCACTGGCCCATGGTCATGAACTCAGCTGATGAGAACAGAGTTTTGAGTTGGGATTGGCCTGTGGCTTCATCCTCGGTGAGGGAGTCTTGCCACTAGCTATGGCAGCTTCCAGGGCAGAAGAGCTCCCACGATGCTGAGTGGGGAAGGTGGAGGGCCTGCTTCCCCCCGTCTCTCAGAAACCTCTCTTCCTTGAGCAAGCAGACCCTCTTTAGGTGAAGTATGAGTCTGGCCTTAGCCTGGAGGCTAGCTGTCCAGGAAGCTAGCGAACACAACTACGAGAGGAAGTCTGGGCTCTCACTAGCTAGGCCACTGGTGTGCCTTCTGGGTTGAGCTGGACCATGTCTAGATGATACCGTCCTCACCATCCTCAGAGCTGGGCCCAGCTGCTCTCTGCCCTTGAGCCAGCCTGTCTGCAGATATGTTGGGGCTGTGTTCCCCTAGGCCTTTTGCTGGCCATTTAGGGAGATGGAGCCGAACACTCTGAGCTTCAGGGATCCCTGGCTAGTGGCATGGGGACATGGACAAGAGAGGGAGTGCTCCCATGTATGCTCTAATGGACACATGACCTGGGCTTAGCAGTAGGAGACCTGGATTCTGGCCCCAGACCCTTGGCACAGTTCTTGTGTGATTTTTCTGGACTCGCGTTTCCTCCACCATAGCAAAGTGCTACTGTTGCTGGTGTGCACTGAGTGCTTACTTTGTGCTAGGGCCCGTTTCAGAGCCCCTTACATGACTGGCCTTATTTCATTCATACACTAACCTGAGAGGGAGGCAGGCACTATTAGCACAAAGGATAGTGAGGCTTAGAGAGGGTAAGTCGTTAGACCAGTCAGTAAGTGGCAGACCCCAAACTTGAACTGGTCTTTTTCACTCTTAACCATTGTCTTTTATTGCCTTAGGAATAAAGTCTTGCCTGTTTGTCTCACAGAACTGTGAGTGAGGCTAGGGAAGTGTTTTTGCATCATGAGCTAGAGTGGGGTGAGGAAGGAATGCTATGGATGAATCTTTGCTGTGGATACATCATTTGTGACTGAAGAGGGTCAGGGGCATGTGGTGGAGATCACATTTGCACTGTGAATTCTGCGCCTAGAGATGGGGTACCACAGGGTGAGGATTTGGAATTCAGTTTGATTCTTCTGCCTGCTCACTcatacagtaaatatttactgagcatccatTCTGCCCTGAGGGCTGGGGATAAAGTGGCAAACCAGACATGATCCCAGCCCTTATGGAGCCCCTTGGTGTGCAGGGAAGGGCAGCCAGGAGGGCAGGTCATTGGCAACATGACTTTGGGTAAACTGTATCTCCTAGAAGCCTCAGGTTCCCCATCTGAGCAATGGGATCATAACTCCAGTCCAGCCTATAGGATCAGTTGAAAGAATGGCAGTGGCAGTACTTTATGACTGTAAAGTGCCAGACTATGGCTAGCTTCTGACCCTATCGTTCTGACTGATGTCTTGCTCTTCTTGCAGGGCTGCCCAGGAGCTGGAGGACAAGCGCCCGGGGCCCCCCCCGGTAGCTACTACCCCGGAGCCCCCCATAGTGGAGGGCAGTATGGTAGTGGGGTACCCCCTGGTGGTGGATATGGGGGAGGTCCTGCCCCTGGAGGGCCTTATGGACCACCAGCTGGTGGAGGACCCTATGGACACCCCAACCCTGGGGGGCTCCCATCCGGAACGCCAGGAGGACCATATGGCGGTGGGGCCCCCGGGGGCCCCTATGGTCAGCCATCTCCAAATTCCTATGGTGCCCAGCATCCTGGGCCTTATGGACAGGGACCTCCTCCAGGTAAGTAGTGATCTTGGACTCCAGGTGCCCCCAGCCTTGCTGTGAGTTACCCAGCACCCTTCCTTGCCCTTCCTGTGAATGTGCAGGTAGCCTGGTCTCTGATGCCTTAGCATCTTGCCTCCAGCTTCAGCTTTCATTAGCAGAGTGAGAACTCTGTTAGTTAGCTTTGCTGTGGTAACAGCAACTCCAAAATCTCTTTGGCTTACAacgacaaacatttatttctgttgctCATTCACACTTATTTACTCTTGCGTACATGTTGGCAGCTGCAGGCTTGGCTGCTGAGGTTCTGCTCCACGTGTCTTTTCTTTCCAGGATCCAGGCTGGAGGGGCGGCATATCCCCTATTTGGGTTATGCTGTTCTCATGGCAAACAAAAAGAGCAGGAGAGCGAGCACGACGCCTCCTAAAGCTTCTGCTttgaagttctttatatatcttcTACTCAAGTTTATTGGCCAAACCACATCCTCTGGTCAAGCCTGACATCAGATGGATAGGAGTGGATACTCCTATCATTGGAGGGGCTCTGCTAACTACCAGGCAGGGAGAGGATGCACAGTGCTCTTTCAGGGAAACCGGGGAGGGGTGGCTTAGCAAATAACTGGAGATAATACTGCAGTCTCAGGGGGAGGAACCCCATTTATGTGTAAGAGAGACTGACCATTATATGTAGAAAGGCAAGGTAGCATAGTTGTTGAAAGCTTGGGCTTTTGAGACCAGACCACTTACTGACTGATCAAGTTACTTcatctctttaagcctcagtgtccacatctataaaatgggtaaatGTTACTAGCTCACcagattgttttttgttttttttaattaaagtatagtcgatttacaatgttgtgttaatttctggcgtacagcaagATTGTTACTAAAGATTAAGTGAGAAGGTGCAAGTAAACACtgggcacagtgtctggcacatggcaggGGCTTAGTAAGCAATGTTCTGTGAGAAGACTTGTTCTGGGGCTTTCTCAGCAAAGAGGCATTCGGCATCTAACGTGATGGCAGATGTGCCAAGGGCCATACCACCGAAAGATgctgaggcaggcaggagagtgATAGAGTGAGATGGGGAAGGATAAAGAGCAAGAGACAGTAAAGGCGAGGTACTGGACAAGATGGGGGAAGGGATTTGGCAACTCATGGAGGCAGAGAATTTTAGGTGGGGGCTTCAGGCTCAGTGAAGATTTCTGAGTAGTTTCTGATAGAGGGTGAGGGACGGTGAGTGTCCATACCCCTGCGTCCTCCCAGACTCAGTCAGCCTCTTCACAGCACGCTGGTTCCCAGGAGGCCACACCAGCAGTGAGGCAACTCTGGTGCACTTGCAGAGCCTCCGGGGAAGGGTACTGCCGGGGAGCTCAGCATCTTAGCATACATACCCGGCAGGTGGCCAAGGGAGAGTCTTGCCCTTGAGGGTTCTAAACACTGTGAGCCAGTGGCATTTATCTCAGCAGAGCTGGAGCTGCAGGCCGTTTGCTTTTAGCTCAGCAGCTTGCTGGTGGATTTCCTCCTCGGTTTAAAATCTTGTCCCTGAGCCTACGTGAGGTCATTGCAGGGAAAGGAAGCTGGCTGTGAGGCTTATCTCTCCAGGGCTGCAGAGGAGCGGAGAGATGTGCTTCAGACTCTTAGCTGCTCACCCTCAGCCCACCTTCCTCTCACCCGGCCATCATTGCCTCCTCTCCAGTGCCTCCAGTGAGCTCCCAGAGCAGTGCTTTTTAAAGCATGATCCACACACCTGCCTTGGAGTCACCTGAAGGCCCCACCTTAGGCCCACTGACTCCAGGTCTAAAGGTTGAGCACCTGCTCTTCAGGAGAGATGTGACCATTAAAGGTGCCCCACTGCCCACAGGAAAGATCCTCAGGGCCCTCGACTCCCAAAGGGCCTTTCCAGCTCCTCACCTGCCATTGCTCCTCCCTCCCGTCAACCCAAGACCCCTGGGAGTACTCCAGACACACTCTGTGCCTTTCCAacatgctttttcttcttctcagcCTGGTTTAAATAGCCCTTCCTCTGTGAAAATGTGACTGCACATTCCAGGCCTTCTGTGAACACTTGATTTTACTGTTGTCTCATTTAACCATCACAACAACCCTGGGAAGTAGATGCATTTTAGAAATGGGGATCAGTACACAGACAATGAAACAGTGTATCTAAAGTCATGCAGGCTAGTAAGGATTAGAGCTCTTTGCTTCAGAGCCTGAGCTCCCCTGTGCTAACTGCACAGACCACACGTCACAGAGACTCCTGCTGGCGCCTGTGGCCTCCTCTCCCCCATGGCACAGTGGCCGTTTTAGGTAAAAGGGTGGGACCTGCCTGGATTTCCCAGCTGAGGCAGTCAGACTAGTCCCACAGTCAGCAAACCTTTTTCCTTTAGGACTGggtggtggtttctgtgctgtgTCTCATACTGCGTTGTGTGAAGGAGCCCTTTTTGTGTCCTGTCAGCTCCCTAGGTTTCCCAATACTGTGTAACTGGCTTTATCCCAAAAGGTCTGGTCTTCTGTGCTTCTCCACTTTGATCTGCCACCCTTTCCTCTCACCCCCAGCTCACCCTGCGTGTCTTTCCAAATGAATGACCCTTTCTTCCATCTTCCCACATACACAAAAAGCTCCCAGACACACAAAGCTGTTTGAAGCACGACAACAACATGAATAATCAGCAGTTATGTAGTGTTTCGATGGTGCCAGGTGCTGATTTAATGGTTTTTATGTATTAATTATGTCTGCACAATAACCGTATGAAGTTGATGCTGTTGTGTGCTCATtccacagataagaaaactgaaacacagagaacttATATAACTTAACCAAGGCTGCTCATGGGAGAGCTGGGGCTTGAACCATGAAGCCAACTCTAGCATGAATCGAGCACCTCCCCTTTCCGTGTCCGGCTCCGTGCTAGCTCCTGGGGAGTCAGAAATGAGCTGGGCTGAGGTCTTGCCCACAAGTTGCTCCAAGTCTAACCTGGAAGAAGTAGGGAGAAACATGTACACAGTGGAGTGATTATAGAGAGAGGTGtatgaaggagagaggaaggaggcctGTCCAGGGCTGGAAGAAGAAGGAATGCTTTATGGAAGGAACAGGGTTTTATTTGGATTTTGAAGGATGGATGGGAAACGAATGCAAAGAGATGAGGGAGAAGGGGGTATGAGGCGGAGAGAACCCAGTGAGTAAAGGCTTCCTGGGGTTGGGGCTGTGCAGGTCTGGGTGTGAGCAAATGTATTAGGCATCGAGGCTGGAACAGGGTGCAGGTCTGGGTGAGAGCAAGTGTATTAGGCATCGAGGCTGGAACAGGTGGACGGGGTAGAGTGACAAGTAGATGGGGGTAAACCACATTGTGGAGGAATTAGAATGCTGTTTTAGGGATGCTGGACTTTATTTTGTTGGCAGTGGGGAGCCTTTGAAGAATTTTGAGTTGAGGTGGGGGGAAATTGGTGAAAACAGAGAGGAATTTTATAGAGATTACTCGGTAGGAAGTGCTGGGTGGCGGAGAGTCATTGTAAAGATGACTTGGTTAGGATTTTTCCTGGTCCAGGTGAAGGGTGTCTGAATCAGGGCAGGTGCACTAGGAACAGGGAGGAGATGATGCCTGTGTGTGGAACAGCCAGCATTGGGCAGCTGTTTGGATGTGTCGAGTGAGGAGGTGTCAGAGATATCTGCAGGGAGGTTTGGAGATGGGGATGCACATGGCACACTGGTGGTGATGGGGAGGAAAGAGAGGTGGAGCTTCGTGACCACCCACACTCTGGTAGCTGCAGATAGGATATGCCAACTCTTACTGTGCCGGAGCAATCAGGGATGGGTCGGACCTGGTGTCccccccagagagctccctacTGCTACGACTCTCAAAGTGCTTGTCTCTGGGCTGTGCGTGTTAGGTGCTTAGCAAACTTTTTTGGGGTTCCCAGTCTGTGGGGAAGAGATAATCCCCCTTTTCAGAGAATTCTTAATCTTCCAGACAAGTCCGTGTTCCTTAGAAACTTAAATAGAGAAGTGACTAGAGCACTAGAGGAAAAGCGTAAAGGATTTATGGAgtagaaatcaactgcaaatactTCTGAGTTTACACAGAAGGTCCTTTTCTACCAGAGTAAGGATGATGGCTTGATGGAAGACAGGGACGGGGTAGGTGGATTTATGAGGCTTTTAGGATGGGGAAAACCTGTAGTCAGGGAGGCACTAAGGCTGGCCCTTCCCAGCATTTCTGCGGATTGGTCTTGAGACCTATGTCTGATTCCCCTGGTTGGCACCCCTTCCTGCAGGTGGCGCTCCTCCCAATGTGGACCCCGAGGCTTACTCCTGGTTCCAGTCAGTGGACTCTGATCACAGTGGCTACATCTCCATCAAGGAGCTGAAACAGGCCTTGGTCAACTCCAACTGGTCCTCATTCAACGATGAGACATGTCTCATGATGATAAGTGAGTCCTAGCCCTTCCCTGTGGGCTCGAGCTGAGGCCGAGCCACTTCCTGTCTGATGATAGGTAGATGGGAGGCCATTCTGAGGAGAAATATTTTGGACAGGGAGGAATTTCAGGCAGGAAACTGGGTTCAAGGCAAGGTCCCTTAGACAGGGAGCTCTTTTCCTTAGATCAATTCTCAAGTTCTAGACCTTACTGAGTCTTAGGCTGACTCAGTTTCTCATTCTGCACAAATGAGACTCCCTGTCCTGGTAGGAGATGGCAGGGGGTGGTCAGCCCCCAAAGCTGCAGAAAAAATGCAGTTCTGGCAGTGGTGGGGCTGAGGGTGACCGGGGGTGGCACTGGTACAATACTTGATATGGGTATGTCTTGGGGACATCTGGGCCTCAGGCCTCG
Coding sequences within:
- the PEF1 gene encoding peflin; the protein is MASYPYGQGCPGAGGQAPGAPPGSYYPGAPHSGGQYGSGVPPGGGYGGGPAPGGPYGPPAGGGPYGHPNPGGLPSGTPGGPYGGGAPGGPYGQPSPNSYGAQHPGPYGQGPPPGGAPPNVDPEAYSWFQSVDSDHSGYISIKELKQALVNSNWSSFNDETCLMMINMFDKTKSGRIDVYGFSALWKFIQQWKNLFQQYDRDRSGSISYTELQQALSQMGYNLSPQFTQLLVSRYCPRSANPSMQLDRFIQVCTQLQVLTEAFREKDTAVQGNIRLSFEDFVTMTASRML